The nucleotide window ATTTAGGTTCAGTTTCTTTTTTCTCGAGGTAACGTCCACCGAACGCAATGGGCTCACCCATTGGAGAAAAGATCGGGAACATCAAACGATCTCTGAACAGATCGAAGTAACCTGGCTTGCCATTGCGGGCTTTTACCAAGCGCGCTTCTTCAGCCAGGGTCATTGAGATTTGCTTGCCTTGCAGATGTCTTTCCAGACCATCCCACTCAGCAATCGCGTATCCAATACCAAAGGTTTCGATCACTTCCTGAGTCAGTCCACGACTTGCGATGTACTTTTTCACAGGATGATCATTGGAAACGCGTTTTAGCTGATCAGAAAAATAATCAGCTGCAACTTTATTAACTTTTAAAAGGGCCTTCTTTTTATCCGCCAGCTGATCACGGTTTGGATCATCATTTTCAGGAGCCGGAATCGGAATGCTCGCGCGATTTGCAAGATACTCCACAGCTTCCGGGAAATTCATCCCCTGGTAGTCGCGCAAGAACGAGAACATGTTCCCGCTTTTGTGACATCCGAAGCAATGATAGACCTGTTTGGTTTCCGAAACGGAGAACGACGCCGTTTTTTCAGCGTGATCTGGAAACGGACAGCGGCCCATAAGGCCGCTACCACTAGGTTTTAACTGTGTGTATTGAGAAATGAGGTCTACAAGGTTATTCGCCTCGGAAACCTTCTCAATAAAGTCTTGAGAAAATCGCATGCTTGTCTACACTCCGGCTTCGCCGGAGTAGTCATCCAATTCAGCTTTCCTGAATTGTCTTCCCTATCTCCGACCACCATTAAGAACATGTTCACAGATTGACTTGCGTCAAGGTCTGGGAACTAGGCCAATTTAGCTTTAATAACTTCGCTTACGATTTTGTTGTCGGCGGCGCCACCGGATTTTGCGATGACTTCTTTCATCACAGGACCCATGTCCTTCACGGTTTTAGCACCCAATGCTGCAATAACTTCTACAACCAAAGCTTCGATCTGTTCACGGCCCATTTGCGCTGGCAAATAGACTTCAAGAACTTTCAACTCTGCAGTTTCTTGATCAACGAGATCCTGGCGGCCAGCTTGTTGAAACTGATCGATAGATTCTTTTCTTTGTTTTACTAATTTTTTGATTACGAGCAACACTTCATCTGGAGTGATTGCATCCGGGCGCATATCGATTTCACGATTTTTGATCGCTGCTTGGAGCATACGAAGAGCTCCCAACTTAACTGATTCTTTTGCGATCATTGCGGCTTTAACGTCGGCGGCGATTTTATCTCTGATTTCCATAGGGTCTCCCAAAAGTCATAAGAATGCGGAATAGCGTACTTTTGATAGAACAGAGGCGACCAGTGGCCGCCTCTATCAAACGTTTGAAAAACGAAGTTCTTATTCAGAACTAGTCGTTCCAACCTTTTCTAGATTTCTTAACAGCGCGCTTACGAGCTGCGATAGATTTCTTTTTAAGTCTTACTGAAGGCTTTTCAAAGTGTTCACGTTTTTTAACTTCAGAAAGAATACCTGCTTTTTCGCAAGATTTTTTGAATTTTCTGAATGCAGATTCGAAAGACTCTCCGTCTTTGATCTTAACCATTGCCACGACAATCACCTTCCCTTCAACTGTGGAAACAAGAAGCAGAGTGTATAACAAAGCAGCAGCAAAGGGGCAACCCTATGAGGTCGTGACGCGGCGAATTGTTCATTTCCCCGGTGTACCCTTTTGGATAAAGATCGCGTAGGGTTTTGTTTATGATAGTTATCTATTCAATTTCATTGAGATTATTAATAACTTAATTGATTCCTGTTCATCGAGGTCTGAGGGTTATGAGTACTGAATTTTCTTCTCCAACGATCCAGTTGGCGAGCAAGTTAGACGAAAAGTGGATGAAGAAAGCGCTGAAATTGGCAGCCAAAGCTGGCAACAAGGGTGAAGTTCCAGTCGGAGCAGTCTTGGTCTCCCCTTCCGGCGAAGTTTTGGCCCAAGCCTCAAATGTGCGCGAGACCCTTGCGACAACACTCGGTCATGCAGAACTTCTTGCGATCCATCGCGCTTCCAAAAAACTTCAATCATGGCGTTTAGAAGACTGCACTTTGTATGTAACTCTTGAACCCTGTGTGATGTGCGCCGGCGCCATTCAACAAGCTCGCTTGGGTCGTGTCGTGTATGGCGCAACTGATGCGAAAGCAGGCGGCGTCGAAAGTCTTTACAACATTCTTGCAGACACTCGCTTGAATCATCAGGTGCAGGTCACTCGCGGAGTTTTGGCGGCTGAATGTTCGAAGCTGTTGACTGATTTTTTTCAACATCGTCGTGATGAAATCAAAAAAGAAAAGTCGGAAAAAATTTATCGCCCCCGCGCCTCTGTCATCGTGGTTCACAAAAACAAAGTATTGGGATTCAATGCCGTGGATCCTCATTCAGGACAGAAGTATTTCTTCATGCCCGGAGGTGGTGTCGAGACTGGCGAATCCGCAGCCGTAGCGGCCCAACGGGAAACACTCGAAGAGACGGGTTACAAAATTCGCGTTCTTGAAGAAACTGAATTCCGCAGAAAGTATGACTTCCCCTGGAACGGCAAAATCAATCACTGCGATACGGTCTTCTTTCTTGGCGTCCTGGATGAAGAATGGCATGCACCTAGCGAAGTGCAGGATGCCGATTATCATCGAGGCGTTCAGTGGATCGAAGGGAAGAATGTTGATAAAGTCTTTGCATACAACAAAGATATTCTCTGGGCGGCACAAAAACTTATGAAGGTGGCGAGGAAACAGCGCCTTTAGAGTGGACATGTTTCATTTTGCTCTCTGAGCTTATAAAAAAAGCGGAAGTTTCCTTCCGCTTTTTTATTTTTTTTGCGCGCTGTAGACCCAAAAAAGAAGCAGGTACCTTTTTATTCTTGGGCTTCCAGGCGGTAGCCCAAAGATGGAACGGCGACGATGCGGCCGTTGAATTTTTGGATCTTGCGTTTCAAATAGTTGATTTGAGAATCGACGTTACGTGATGTCACTTCCGTGTCTCCCCAAATTTCCATCAAACACTTTTCGCGAGTGACTAGGTGGTTCTTCGCGGCAACTAGCATTTTTAGGATATCAAACTGTTTCGGCGTAAGATTCACTTCCTCGCCATCTACATAAACTTGACGAGACAGAAGGTTCATCTTCAAGTTGGCAGCAGTCAGTTCCGCAGCCACATCTGGCTCTTTCTCGGAAAGGCGTGCCTTGATTCTAAGAATCAATTCTTTAACGTGGAACGGCTTTGAGATAAAATCATCAGCGCCTGTCTCGAAGGCTTTGATACGTTCATCAATAGTTGCCGCACCAGAAACGAAGATGATCGGCGTATTTTTAGTCGCCTCATTTTCCTTCACTTCACGGCAGACATCCACACCCAACAAACCAGGCATTTTATAATCCAGCAGGATCAGATCTGGTTTTTTTGAATTAATCAGATTGACCGCAGACATGCTGTCCGAGGTGTATGAGCATTCATAAGTTGAGCCCAAAATTTCTGCCAAGAGCTTGCAACTTTCTTCATAGTCATCAACGATCACTATTCTTTTAGCAGCCAAACTAGCTCTCCTCATGGAATCTGTAATGTTCGTAAACATATTCATATTTGAAGAATGTCGCTTATCGAACAAAAATACAAGTTTTGAAAAGTCTAGATTTACATACCTTTGTATCGTAGGCCCTTCGCATCAAAAATCTTTTTGAGCTGCTCGCGCTTGTCGCCTTGAATTTCGATGGTTCCATGCTTTTCGCCAAGGCTGTGGGATCCACCCACACCGCATTTTGCCTTGAGCTCCTTGGAAAGGTCTTTCAAATAGTTTTCATTTCTTGGAAAACCGTCCATAACCGTGACCGTTTTGCCGCCCCGGCCGTTTTTCTCTAGACGGAAAATAACGGTAAACTTAGCCCCCTCGGCGGAATCTTCCGGACGACAACGGCATTCCGCCTTCAATTCCTTGCAGTTTGCACAAACGACATTGTCTTTTGGATCGGTACTATAAACTAAACGAGTATTCTTCATGAACCTGTGCTCTCTTGATTTGACGAATTCGAGCCCGAACTCGCGCCCGGCCCCTCTCCCAGTTTATGCTGGGTATATTCTTTTCCGTCAAATCTGAAAAGCTGCGGGCTCTCGTCCATCACTGTGGCGATGTTCACCGGTCTTTTCCAGAGCTTAAATACGTTTTTTAGAGTCTCACTCATGAAGTCGGGCTGCATGTCGATGCCTTCGTGCAGATGCGTCAACAAAAGCTCACCACGATTTTCAAAGTTTGCATCTTCGATACGAATAATTGGTTGTCCAAAGTTCGTCATATGAAACAGCAACTGCGCTTTGATCGCCTTGAAATTTTGCGTATCGACTTCAAACTTCTGGGTCTTCTTATTGAACTTGTAAACGAACATCTTGTTCTTAACGCAGAACTCTTCTGTTAAGAACTGGTCAATAAAGGTCACATCGTTGCAGACCTTGCGCACTTCAAAGATTTTCTCACGGCCAAGATTCAATTTCTTGTCCCAGTGCTTTCTTTCGCGAACATCATCGCACTCATCCCATTCGCGCCCGAATTGACCTTTATTCCAGCGTTCTTCGATATTGCGCATAAGTTCGATGCCGACCTTATACGGATTGTATCCGTTGGGTGCCATCGCCATAGTCCCGGCGTGATGATCGGCGAAATCAATGATCTCTGAATCATCCAGAATTTTTGTCGTCATCAATTTTGAATGCCAGTACGAAGCCCAACCTTCATTCATGGTCTTGGTCATACCCTGCGGAGAGAAGTAGTAAGCTTCATCTCTGATAATGGTCAGTACGTCCACCTGCCAGTCCGCCAGCGGAGCGTGGTGAATCAAAAATTTTAAGATGTCTTTTTCAGGTTCTGCCGGGAATCGTTGCGCTCTTTGCAAAGCTTCGTCCTCAGCACGTTTCTTTTGTTCCGCCACGAAAGCAGGCGGATTGATATAATCGCGCATGTAATCGCGATCTACGCGAAGCAAATAGTTATTCTCTTTCGGAGGCTCTGGAGACTTAGTCACAGACTTTTCCACAAAGGGACTATAGCGATCGATAAGATTTTCAACGCTCAAACAAACGTCGATGAAGTTTTCCACCACATCAATACCATAGCGATCCATGTAACGGCGAATGCGAGTCGCATGATTCGCCATTTGGTCCATCATTTTCCTGTTGGTCTTAGAGAACCAGATATTGTTCTTAAAGAAATCGCAGTGACCATACACATGGGCCATCACAAGCTTCTGATCCATCATCGCATTGCCTTCCATCAAGTAGGCATAGCAGGGATCCGTGTTGATCACCATTTCGTAAATTTTTGAAAGACCGTACTCATAGCTTTTAGAGAGATGTTCATACTCCATCCCGAATTTCCAATGTGGATAGCGAACCGGGAAACCACCATAAGCCGCAAACTGATTGATCTGATCGTAAGAGATCAATTCAAAAATAGTCTCGAAGCAATCCAGACCCGCTTCTTTGGCAATCTGACAAATTCTTTTTCTCTCTGCTTCTAACTCAGGTGTTAAATTAGCCATATGGTTCTCGCCTCTCTGCAAAAGGTGCCAGGCACCTTTTGCTTCACTCGCTGCATAAATTGCTGCTCTGAGCCTCAAAAAGGTACGGCGTACCTTCTAGCGTCCTTTGCCGAGGAAATCTTTGATGGAATCTAGGATTTTGTCTCGGGTTTCGATTTGGCTTGTTGTGATTCGTTCATCTTCGCCGAACTCTTTTTGCAGATCTTTTAGGAACTGGCCGCTGCCGTATTTACTTTCGACTTGGCCGTATCCGAATTGATTGCAGTTCGGGAGGAAGAACTCCTGCAACATCTTAATACATAGACGCGTATCCTCGCCGCTCCAGTTATCGCCATCTGAAAAATGGAACGGATAAATGTTCCATTCGTTCACCGGGTAATCGGCCTGGATGATTTCCTGACAGAGCTTGTAGGCAGAACTGATCAAAGTTCCGCCGGATTCGCTGGTCCTAAAGAAAGTGTCTTCATCAACTTCTTTTGCCGAGGCATCGTGGATGATGAAGCGGGTCTCTAAACCCTTATAATGTTTCTTTAACCAGGTATTAATCCAAAAGCTTTCAAGGCGAACGATTTCTTTTTGTTCGTCCCCCATACTGCCCGACACGTCCATCATATAAATGACGACGGCCTGAGTTTGCGGCTTCGTCACCTTCTTAAAGGACTTATATTTCATATCGCGCTTGATCGGCAGAACCACCGGATCTTCCGCATTATAACTTCCTGAAGAAACATGACGTTTTAAGGCCTGCTTATAGGAAGATTTAAAATGGCGCAGACCTTCAGGTCCCACCGGAGCAAGCCCCGTGAATTTGGTCTTCACCGCTTCAATATTTTTAGAACCTTTGGGCTGGATGCGCGGAAGCTCGAGCTTTTCACCAAGAATATCTGCGAGTTCTTCCATGGAAAGCTCAACTTCAAGCAAGTGTTCCCCTGGGGCTTCACCGGCTCGACCTTTACCACCTTCACCTGGATCACCGACATCTTGACCGGGCTGACCCTCGCCTTGACCAACACCGCCCGATTGTTTCGGACCATATCGGAAATTGGGAATGTCGATGCGAGGAAGCGGAATCTTTACGAACTCGTCTTCACGTTTCCCAATCATTTCGCCTTGGGAAACGTATTTGCGAAGGTCTTCTTTAACCTTGCCTTTGACGATGTCTTTAAATCGATTTTGATCTTCCCGTATCGACATTATTTACTCTTTACATCCCCACGAGCGAAGATACTAGCAACGTAATGAAGTACGTCCGTCGCAGAAATCTCATCATAACCAAAGTCTTTGAT belongs to Bdellovibrio svalbardensis and includes:
- a CDS encoding translation initiation factor — translated: MKNTRLVYSTDPKDNVVCANCKELKAECRCRPEDSAEGAKFTVIFRLEKNGRGGKTVTVMDGFPRNENYLKDLSKELKAKCGVGGSHSLGEKHGTIEIQGDKREQLKKIFDAKGLRYKGM
- a CDS encoding GatB/YqeY domain-containing protein encodes the protein MEIRDKIAADVKAAMIAKESVKLGALRMLQAAIKNREIDMRPDAITPDEVLLVIKKLVKQRKESIDQFQQAGRQDLVDQETAELKVLEVYLPAQMGREQIEALVVEVIAALGAKTVKDMGPVMKEVIAKSGGAADNKIVSEVIKAKLA
- a CDS encoding SpoVR family protein, producing the protein MANLTPELEAERKRICQIAKEAGLDCFETIFELISYDQINQFAAYGGFPVRYPHWKFGMEYEHLSKSYEYGLSKIYEMVINTDPCYAYLMEGNAMMDQKLVMAHVYGHCDFFKNNIWFSKTNRKMMDQMANHATRIRRYMDRYGIDVVENFIDVCLSVENLIDRYSPFVEKSVTKSPEPPKENNYLLRVDRDYMRDYINPPAFVAEQKKRAEDEALQRAQRFPAEPEKDILKFLIHHAPLADWQVDVLTIIRDEAYYFSPQGMTKTMNEGWASYWHSKLMTTKILDDSEIIDFADHHAGTMAMAPNGYNPYKVGIELMRNIEERWNKGQFGREWDECDDVRERKHWDKKLNLGREKIFEVRKVCNDVTFIDQFLTEEFCVKNKMFVYKFNKKTQKFEVDTQNFKAIKAQLLFHMTNFGQPIIRIEDANFENRGELLLTHLHEGIDMQPDFMSETLKNVFKLWKRPVNIATVMDESPQLFRFDGKEYTQHKLGEGPGASSGSNSSNQESTGS
- the rpsU gene encoding 30S ribosomal protein S21 codes for the protein MVKIKDGESFESAFRKFKKSCEKAGILSEVKKREHFEKPSVRLKKKSIAARKRAVKKSRKGWND
- the tadA gene encoding tRNA adenosine(34) deaminase TadA; translated protein: MSTEFSSPTIQLASKLDEKWMKKALKLAAKAGNKGEVPVGAVLVSPSGEVLAQASNVRETLATTLGHAELLAIHRASKKLQSWRLEDCTLYVTLEPCVMCAGAIQQARLGRVVYGATDAKAGGVESLYNILADTRLNHQVQVTRGVLAAECSKLLTDFFQHRRDEIKKEKSEKIYRPRASVIVVHKNKVLGFNAVDPHSGQKYFFMPGGGVETGESAAVAAQRETLEETGYKIRVLEETEFRRKYDFPWNGKINHCDTVFFLGVLDEEWHAPSEVQDADYHRGVQWIEGKNVDKVFAYNKDILWAAQKLMKVARKQRL
- a CDS encoding response regulator transcription factor; its protein translation is MAAKRIVIVDDYEESCKLLAEILGSTYECSYTSDSMSAVNLINSKKPDLILLDYKMPGLLGVDVCREVKENEATKNTPIIFVSGAATIDERIKAFETGADDFISKPFHVKELILRIKARLSEKEPDVAAELTAANLKMNLLSRQVYVDGEEVNLTPKQFDILKMLVAAKNHLVTREKCLMEIWGDTEVTSRNVDSQINYLKRKIQKFNGRIVAVPSLGYRLEAQE
- a CDS encoding DUF444 family protein, with amino-acid sequence MSIREDQNRFKDIVKGKVKEDLRKYVSQGEMIGKREDEFVKIPLPRIDIPNFRYGPKQSGGVGQGEGQPGQDVGDPGEGGKGRAGEAPGEHLLEVELSMEELADILGEKLELPRIQPKGSKNIEAVKTKFTGLAPVGPEGLRHFKSSYKQALKRHVSSGSYNAEDPVVLPIKRDMKYKSFKKVTKPQTQAVVIYMMDVSGSMGDEQKEIVRLESFWINTWLKKHYKGLETRFIIHDASAKEVDEDTFFRTSESGGTLISSAYKLCQEIIQADYPVNEWNIYPFHFSDGDNWSGEDTRLCIKMLQEFFLPNCNQFGYGQVESKYGSGQFLKDLQKEFGEDERITTSQIETRDKILDSIKDFLGKGR